CCCTTAGGCAAATTCTAAAGCCACTCCACAATTAGGGCACTGCTTAACCTCTGGGGTAATAGCCGCACCGCAATCTGGGCATTCGTAGTGCTCATCTTCACTTTCAATTATCTCTATATTATCATTAATTACCTCGAGGAGAGTTTCGGCATCTTCTTCGGTAATACCATTTAAAGCCATTAAATCGGCCTTAGTTAAAG
This portion of the Spirochaetaceae bacterium genome encodes:
- a CDS encoding zinc-ribbon domain-containing protein gives rise to the protein LTKADLMALNGITEEDAETLLEVINDNIEIIESEDEHYECPDCGAAITPEVKQCPNCGVALEFA